The Streptomyces sp. DH-12 genome has a window encoding:
- a CDS encoding DJ-1/PfpI family protein, producing MTRKPVHLALYDTWADWETGHATAHLALAGFEVRTATRGGRPVTSMGGLRAQPDLALEDLRPEDSALLILPGATAWDEGDDLAPAARAARAFLDAGVPVAAICGATAGLAREGLLDDRAHTSAAAPYLAATGYAGAGRYVDADAVTDGLLVTAGPTEPVAFAREILTLLGAYDDKATDAWYRLFHDSDPGAFAEWTEAVSR from the coding sequence ATGACCCGCAAGCCCGTGCATCTCGCCCTCTACGACACCTGGGCCGACTGGGAGACCGGTCACGCCACCGCGCACCTCGCCCTCGCGGGCTTCGAAGTCCGCACCGCCACCCGCGGCGGCCGGCCCGTCACCAGCATGGGCGGCCTCCGCGCCCAGCCCGACCTCGCACTGGAGGACCTGCGCCCCGAGGACAGCGCGCTGCTGATCCTCCCCGGCGCCACCGCCTGGGACGAGGGTGACGACCTCGCCCCCGCCGCCCGCGCCGCCCGTGCCTTCCTCGACGCCGGCGTGCCGGTCGCCGCGATCTGCGGCGCCACCGCCGGGCTCGCCCGCGAGGGCCTGCTCGACGACCGCGCGCACACCAGCGCCGCCGCCCCCTACCTCGCGGCGACCGGATACGCGGGCGCCGGCCGGTACGTCGACGCCGACGCCGTCACCGACGGCCTCCTCGTCACCGCGGGACCGACCGAACCGGTCGCCTTCGCCCGCGAGATCCTCACGCTGCTCGGCGCCTATGACGACAAGGCGACCGACGCCTGGTACCGGCTGTTCCACGACTCCGACCCGGGCGCCTTCGCGGAGTGGACGGAGGCGGTGAGCCGGTGA